In Sphingobium sp. Cam5-1, the sequence GGAGGGAAGGGCGGTTCGGATTTCAATCCACGCGGGCGTTCCGACGGTGAAATCATGCGTTTCTGCCAGTCCTTCATGACCGAGCTCTACCGCCACCTGGGCGAGTATACGGACGTTCCGGCTGGCGATATCGGCGTCGGCGCCAGGGAGATCGGCTACCTCTTTGGCCAGTATAAGAGATTGACGAACCGCTATGAAGCGGGGGTGTTGACCGGCAAGGGGCTCATTTATGGCGGTTCCAGAGCCCGCACCGAAGCGACGGGATATGGCACGGTCTATTTCGTCGATCAGATGTTAAAGACACGGGGCGCGAGCCTGGAAGGCAAGCGGGCTATCGTTTCCGGTTCAGGCAATGTCGCGATTTTCGCGATCGAGAAGGTCCAGGAATTTGGCGGAAAAGCGATCGCCTGCTCCGATTCGTCAGGCTTCATTGTCGATGAAGCCGGGATCGACCTCGAACTGCTGAAAGAAATCAAGCTCCTGCGTCGGGAGCGGATTGCTGAATATGCACGACTGAAGGGCGCCGGCTCCTATTTCGTGGAGCAAGGAACGGTTTGGGAAATACCGTGCGATGTTGCTTTACCGTCAGCGACCCAGAATGAGTTGAACGGCCATGATGCGGCCACACTGATCCGTAACGGCGTGATCGCGGTGGGTGAGGGTGCAAACATGCCTTGCACCCCCGAGGCCGTTCGCCTGTTCCAGAATGCGAATGTGCTCTTTGGTCCGGCAAAGGCGGCCAATGCGGGAGGTGTCGCCACATCAGCGCTTGAAATGCAGCAAAATGCCTCGCGCGATAG encodes:
- the gdhA gene encoding NADP-specific glutamate dehydrogenase, with the translated sequence MGDEELPRIDEKLLPIFEDVLRRNAGETEFHQAVEEVLESLGVVVAKHPEYMDNALIERICEPERQIIFRIPWVDDHGQTHINRGFRVQFNSALGPYKGGLRFHPSVNVGIIKFLGFEQTFKNALTGLPIGGGKGGSDFNPRGRSDGEIMRFCQSFMTELYRHLGEYTDVPAGDIGVGAREIGYLFGQYKRLTNRYEAGVLTGKGLIYGGSRARTEATGYGTVYFVDQMLKTRGASLEGKRAIVSGSGNVAIFAIEKVQEFGGKAIACSDSSGFIVDEAGIDLELLKEIKLLRRERIAEYARLKGAGSYFVEQGTVWEIPCDVALPSATQNELNGHDAATLIRNGVIAVGEGANMPCTPEAVRLFQNANVLFGPAKAANAGGVATSALEMQQNASRDSWTFEETEARLAMIMRRIHDSCAETAEAYGAPGNYVLGANVTGFVRVAEAMQAMGVI